One Stigmatopora argus isolate UIUO_Sarg chromosome 19, RoL_Sarg_1.0, whole genome shotgun sequence genomic window, TCACGGAAAAAGTACGACTTAGCAATAAATTCCACTTGGACGAGCTGAGGTGAGTCGCCATCGAGTTTCTCTTATCGGAAAAATACGTCTGCCATTTTCAGAGGCGGTAATTTGTCAAAGCGGGGCAGGAGAGTCAATGCATTTTTCATATCTCTCCTATTTTTATCTGACGCAGGAAGCAAAGCAGCGTCTCCAGGAGTTCCAATGACTTGGGCGTCATGTGACATTAGcggggaaatatatatatatatagtataataaATTCCAGATGACGGACGCGTATCCCAGTCGTCCGTTCTGGGAAATTTGCTGGCATTGGTGTATATTACACTGGGATTTCTTTTTAccgtaaacattttttttgtttcaacacGTACTGTATAGCCATAAATATAAAGTATTTATACAAATGAATGTATATCagggttttatttttccacttttttttccttgctgTGTCTAGAtgctctgaaaaaaatatatttattatttatgtcaggaaaaaaaaacagagtagAGACGGAATAAACCACAAAGCTATGAAATtgtcttttgtttatttttttaacagcagTGTTCCATGTGCGTGTTTCTTCCTCTTGAGGTAGGATGTGAATTTATATACCAGAAAAgggaaactattttttttgcattctttaaTCGATGACAGGTATTAATATCATATTTTGTGCTGAGACAATCGGATGGTGGGATTTAAAATGGTGTGCATGCCAATTTGATTGTTCACATGATGGATGACAACAGCactgcaataaaaaaatgttatgacaattttttttcatgtgttttttacGTGGCGTTCGCAGGTTATTTCCGGATAACTTCACGTCAATTCCTGATGATTTTGAGGCACTTCCAAGTCACTTCATGTACAGAGGtagagttatttttttattggtcaatcaaaatgttttgtttaatttaaaaaaacattcactttagtttaaaatagttttaaaaaaactgaagaacAAGAgtgtttgaatgcaaaaaaatagtgttAATATAGTCACTTTTtcaggacaaaaaaatatttttaagtcactttaatgaaaaataattaggtttttcaatgcatttttttagtaaagtgagtttagatttttttgtttgaagcaACTTTTTATGTGATGGAATATTTAAGATATAAATCGACCTAAATTAAAATGCAttgagattaaaaatgacatttttaaaaaataattaatgaaaaacatgttttgtaaaataagggggaaaaaaagagtaagTATTTGAGAAGAATGATCATTTAATGGTGGGTCACagttcttgatttaaaaaatctgaatcaaAACACTAATAAAAATAGATTGGAGGTCCATCCTTGTCAATGGGTCAAAGGGCATCTAGGTTGGGTTTCCTGCCCGGCACAAAGATGGCGGCAGCTGCAACCGGCGTGGAGTAGCCCAGGGCAAAATGATGAAGGCCCAGCATCAGGCACTTCCATGTAGAACGAAGCGCTTTACCCACATTctgcaagggaaaaaaaatacaaatgtagatTTCTGGATAGAAAACGAGCAGTGGGTCTTGTTTCCACTCATAATGGAAGGACGGGAAAAGCCCAATTGTCTCCTGACCTCCTTCAAAAAGGAAACGGACGTCACGTGACTTGCAAAAATATGTCTGTTGCTTTTCTTCAGTGTGGAGAAGGGACAGAATTGCTTTGTTTTGGGAGGATGGTCCCAGATTTGTAAATAATGTGCAGTTATTTGAGCTAGAGTGGGCTAGAAATGtgttgttatatttttgggggatgtggctgaaaactggagtacccggggaaaacccacgcgagcctgGGGACAACATGCCGGCCATTGTAGTAAAATATCACgaaaataggaaaaacaaatagacataaaaaaaaaaagatctgaaaTTGTCAGAAGTTACTTGAATATTCCTTTTGACTCATTTTTTACTGgaatattttgaacaaaccctCCTACTATTTTTGCCAAATTCACCCACATCTACTCAAGGCACCACCGTTTTTTATTTTCCTATGTTGCAAATATTTTGGGTAAACTTGAACGCCAACCCGGACTAACCTTCTTCACTCTTTTatactttttgcttttcttttcctGCTTAACTTCCTCCTCAACAAGCGCTCGATAGCGCCCGGACCCGAAAGCCAAATGGACCCCCCCGCGTTTTGGCCTCGTCTCCGTCTCCGCACGGTCCACGTGTCGACGGTACGAGGCCGCGCCGTCCCTCCGTGGCAACTCCATGGGCTTCATGGCGGCGGTCTCGCTTCTTAAAAATGACTTCAACCTTTACGTACAGTCCAGCGTGTTGTCCACAACTATTTTGTGCGTGAGTGAATTCCAGTGTCCTGCTGTGTTGCTGGCGCTAAGCCATTAAAGGTGCAAAAGCCTGCAAATATTTCCTATTTAATACAAAGTGGACCAACATATCATCAATTCATACCTGTACCTCAACCACAGCCACTTGCTCCCCttaaaaataattgcaattcctcttattaagcCATAAAAATTCAAcccggcacatatttactcacataaggcacacttaaaagtctaaaattttctccaaaatggacgggATGCCCAATCGGTGCGCACTAAATTcaggattctgtagatgtcgctgtatgacatggacaacttgactgtctgggtacattgcttgctgacacgctatatttatatagtgaaaaggcatgcacatatatacatgtatgtatatttatgtatatatatatatatatatatatatatatttcagcaacacatgtatttatttatgtatttaatatttatttatcaatttatttatacattaatttatttatttatgtatttatatatatttatttaatattatttatcaatatttatatatttattaattaatttatatataattatttatctataatatttatttatgtatatatttatttatttattaacttatttattacctatttatttatgtctaaaatgtatttagctgtgtctgtattctcgccctcttgctactgtgacaatgacatttcccgaatacgggatgactaaagttatctaatctaatctaatatcatgcttaaagattgacaatattagcaatctgGATAAATACTACATTATACATTTATTCTGTGAATGGCTGGAAAAAACCCAACATGACGATTATGTGtcctatacagtaataccttgatatatgacaaatttgagataccaggaaaattcccagcaaatgtttgccttgagatacgagcataccagaGGTATGACGATTGTGTCCAGTCCCAAAGGTTGAACATAGTACTAGAGTTCCAGATCGGAGTCCTCTCCGGACCAGTCTCTCAAGGCCAGGAACCTCTTCAACTTGAAGTCAAAGTCCAACGGGCATTCGTAGGGCAGCTTGTAGGCGCTTCCCATGGAACAGCTCAGGTACGGAATCAGGGCGCAGTTCTCCTCGAACGAGGCCAGCTTCTTTTTGTACATCTGCCGAATGTGCTCCGTGCTGCAGTGGTTGAACGCTGTGGACGGGCAAAAACAACGGACAAAAATTCCGACAAACCCTTCGGACTCAACCAGGagtggacggacggacggacggacggacacctTTCATGTAGAAGGCCACGTAATTGAGGGCGGATCGCTCCATGGTCAAGAAGGGGAACTTGGGTTTCAGGCACCCGACTGCCGTCATGGCTTTGATGACCGCCACCGCCACGCCCTTGCGAGTCAAGGCAAATCCTCATCACGACTTTTTGACTTTACCAAGTCCACATGTCTTCACTTCTCTTTCTGACCTGTTCCAGGTAGCCCAGCGTGGGGAGGCAGGTCAACGGAATGGACTCACAGAGAGGAGGAACCTTATTGGGCAGCTTGAGGTCCCAGTAGAGTATCGGAGCACTTGATACGGCACGGATTGGCGTCCGATCAAAAATCCGAAGGTAAATACTAGAAGCAAGTATGAGCCACGGAATCGGACTCACCTCAAGAACTTGTACTGCTTCTCCTTGGTCTCGCAAGTGTAGAGTCGGCCTCGGTATTCCAATGCGAATTTGGTACTGCCGTGTACCAGGGCTTCGTACCTAAGGAGATTTAATAGACATTTAGCACGGAGCagtgacaaaaaataatcatattttaGTGAGAAAAACGATTTGGGGGATTCACggacacaagaaaaaaatgtaattcgtATTTTTGTGAGTTTTACGGGGGCTTCGGGGCACAAATAAGGCTGCCCCATGAATTCTGCCTAGCGACAAATGACTCACATGTCAAAAAATAATCTCAAATTTTATGGTTTGGGGGAATAAGACACTAAAAGTGCATACCTTAGTTTGCCCTCCAAATAAGTGACAGGGCAAAAACCTTTGAATTCAATTTGCTGCGGGAATCGGCTTTTTAGCTCCGCCTCCGTTAACTTTCTGGGCAGCATGTCGGACTCCGGGAGAGAGCGTGGGCAGCCCGGGGTGATGAATTTCAGAGGATTGGCGAGGAAGATCTgccgtaaaaaataaataaatcactcgCTAACCATTTAGAATTTGTGCTAGTGTTTTTTTGACTGACCTGCAAATGCTCCGTGCCGCACATTTTGAAATACTCCCGTTTGTATTCCGCAGCGTACATAAGGGACGCCGTTTCAGAGCAGTCCACTAGGTGGTCCTTCAGAGCCAGGCACACGGGGCAGTAGTGGCCAAACTCTCCCAGCTGGCGCTCAAACTCTTCGGGGGTGACGCAGAGCCGGTTGATGCAGCCCGCTTGACCTGAAGTTGGTGAAGACAGGCGGTCAAAAAACAGGTCTGACTCTGGTTGCTTTCGCCTACCGACCTCTCCTGGTCTTCCTCAGGTAAGTGTGGATGTACTGCATGCTGACGCTGATCTGCTTGAGGAGGCGTTCCCACGTGTACCAAACGCTCTTGAGGCCATCCATGGAGATCCAGTTGTCGTACTGCTCCTGGAAGTGCTTCTTGAGGAGCTCCGTTTCCTGCTTGTAGCAGGCGTTACGGATGTGGAGGATCTCGGCGCTGTCGTGCATCAGGTGCGGCCTGCGGCGGAAAGCCGCCGAGGGTCAGTGGCGTCGGCTCGCCGGGCCCCGTTCGGCGTTTCGGAGGACACGGACTTGTCTCCCGTTTTCAGCGTCAAGCCTCGCTTCAGGACATCCACCGTGTCCAGGTCCATCTCGATCACCACCATGGGGATGATGCTGTGGGCCTGCATCAGTTCCGCTTGCTTCATGGTCAAGGGGAAGCCGTCCAACACGTACCTGCGATGCCGCGACACGGCAATTCTCAGAGCTGAAAGCCCACCGATAGTTGCGGTTTTTCCTAACGCACCCTTGCGTGTTGCAGATCAGGCTCATCAGCACCTTCTCCAGGCACTGGATGGCCAATTCGTCGGGCACCACCAGACCCTCGTTCAGATGCTTCTTCATCTTCACCGCCAGGTCGCTGTGCTCCTGCTCGCTGAGAATGCGCCGCATGACGCCGCCGATGGACAACAGGTCCAAACCGTACCTCTGGGCAAACAGCAACGCCACTTGAGGACGGGGGAACAGAACGGGAGAACTGATAAGGTCGGTCTCCAGATTTCAGTGAGTACGATTCGCCGGGAAAGGGTCCCTGTTTCAGGGACTCACTGCTTGTTTTTCCCGATTTGGGCGGTCCCAGGATGGCCATTTTGACGGGAAGCATAGGCGAGGGCTTGGACTGCCGCAGGTACTTCAAGGGGTTGGACATGAATGTCTGCTGGTTCTTCTTGGAGCCGAAGAAGTAGATGTACTGGTTAAAAAGCACCGGAAAGGCCGTGTCCAAGGGCCACAGCACGGGCTGGATGTGGTCGCCTTCGCTGTAGCGCTATCGGATCGACAAACCGGGAAAGATATTTTAAGAGGTCAGCTTCAAGTGGTGGCCATCGTGGATCTTACCTGGACGAGGTCCAAGCAGCCAAAGGCGCTGTGGAACTTGATGGAGTAGAGCAGAAGCAGCTGCGCCAGTTGGTACGAAATGGGCTGGCATTTCTGGAAGAGCGACTCGCGGTTAGCCTTCAGCGGCTCCACCTTCAGGAGGACCTGCCGCTGAACCACGTGCGACTTGCGGGCGCCGTTGATGGAGATGCGGGGAATTTTCAGTTCGCTGAGAACCTCCTGCGCGTCGGGAAAGCAAACGTTGGGTGCATTTGAATGCTTCGGTCAAGCTAGcgactgtttttgtttttaccagCACGGTAGACATGTTGTTCGTGTCGGACACGTAACGTTCTTCGATCTCCATGCTGAGTCTCTCGGTGATTGCTTCCTCCAGTTCTTCTTCGATGAACTCGTCGTAGGTTTCCTCGGGGTACTCCTCCTCCAGAATGGCCTCGATCTCATCTTCTACAGTTTtggcatcttcttcctcctcatcctcatcccgGAAGCTTAACTGGTTTGTTGAACGGTTTGTTGAGCGGCAAAGTAAGTCGAGCAGAGACGGCGGTTGACCAGATGGTGTACTTTTGTGGTGGTTGAGGCTGATTTCTCCTCCATTAGCTCCGCCCTTCTCTTCTCACGATTCAGTTCCTGGACGTACCCGAGCGATAGTTGAAGGTCTTTCCGGGGGCCACGGGGTCAGATCGGACTTACCCGAGCTTTGCGGTGAATTTCGCGGAGGACGTCCACCAGAGCTTCGCGTCGTTGACAGTGCTCCTGCCATCTTTGCCGGAATTTGGGCAGCAGCCGTGCCTGGACGTCCTCCACCTCCACCATCAGGGTGACCACGGCGTCAGGAAAAAGCTGGTGTTGCATCATGTGCTGTACTTCGTCTGTGTTGTACGGGAAACCTTCCAGGATGAAACCCGTGGACCTGCAAGAGCCACAATGGAAGTCCAGCCAGCCTCGCCGAAGTTTTGGACGCTCGCGAGTTGGCTCCGTTACATGTAAGGCTCGGTTTTCCAGTACAGATTGATGACCTGATCCATGACTTGCGAACTCAGTGGAAGCTGATCGTCTGCCAAGTAGGCTTTGATACCAATTTCCTCATCGGTCAGTCCAAAGTCCTCCTACGGGCCGACAAAGACAAAGATCCACCGTGACTCTCAAACAGACCTGCTGGGGATCTCACCTCGGTGGTTTCTGGAGCGTCACTCCCTTGCGCCTCCTCGATGGTTGCCTTCAAGCCTCTCAGGTGCTCCTCCGTGGCCTCGTCGGCAGGGATGACTCGCTGCTTCAGCTTGGGCATGAGGAGCGTTTGGAGGTGCTCCTTGAACTGAATGTGGAAGAGGCCCAGTTTCTTGGCCAGCCACTCGCCTTGACTGGTCTTGCCCGAACCGCGGCATCCCAGAATGAAGATCCTCAAGGCGGGGGGCTGCAGGAGCCGAGGTTTTCAAAAACCTTATTTTTCTTACCTCGCCTACGTTAGGGGTTGTACCTTCAGAAGCTCGGTCTGTCCAACGAACTGCTCGGGAGTGAGCATGAAGATCTCCCTGGCGTCCATACTGGAGAAATAGTAGACTTTTTCTCGATACTTGGCTGATATCTCATCTGTGCAGGGCACTAGAGCATTCTGCTTCTTCAGCACGATTGGGCAGAAGTGATAGGCGTCGCCGAAAGCCCTCTTGGTATTGGAGTCCCCGGGAGATTCTGACTTTTAGAAGAACACGAGGACAGAAAAATGAAACGCGATGCCGACCGGCCAGCTAAAAGACGGACGGACGTGGACCGACGTCTTCCCCGTCTCCCTCTTCTTCCTCGTTGTCCTCCTCCGCCGTATCCTTGTCGGAGTCGTTTTCATCGTAGGCATCTTCCAAATTTGCGATGGCTTCGATATCTTCCGTTTCTTCGTCCAAGTCCACGGCGGAGAACTCTCTGGGAAAATACTTGAACGGCTCTGCGGGACCATCGAGGACAAACGTTGGCGTCCGAGGCCCTGTTACAAAACTCAAGACAATTGCGAGGTTCCACTCACTCTCCATGAGCTGGGCAACCTCGTGGAGAAGTTCCTTCGGGCTCCTCTCATTGGTATGGAGCACTGAGTGGCTCAAGCTAAGCGCTAGCTGAAGGCTCTCCCAATCCTGTTTGAACTGCtgcctctcttttttttcctcaggcgTTTCTGGGAAATGAAAACCGCGAGAGATCGGAGTCGAGCCACAACCTACATTTGGCAGAAAAAGTCTACCTTCCGGTTTTTCTGCGGGTGGTGCTGCAGGCTGATCCGCCGTGGGAACTACACAATAAGATAAACACGAGTGAGActtcaaacaaagaaaaaaagaccaactGGAGCTCCACGGTGGCACGTTAAAACAATCCAGTGACTCCAGAGACTCTTGTGAACAGAAACCGCATCAAACCAGATGCATTTCCATTTTGGTCCGGACCAAAGAAAGCCAACTGTGAACTACTACTTTCCTGGCGTGAATATGCCCAAACTCACTCTGATTGGCTTCAGTTTGCATGAGACAGAAGAGAAAATCTGGATGGATCCCAGCTCGTTGCAATGCCTCCAACTGGGAGGCCTTTCTGGGAAAGTTGTCCAGAACCCAACCTTCTGCACCCACGTTTGCGGATTcgttctgggttcaaatgcagAAGAAATCTTTCAAAGCGGGAATCATTGAACACATCTTGAAAACTCATTTCCATACCTCTCTTACGACTTTGGTCAGAGCCTGAGCGAAAACTTCCTTGGCGGCATCCTGCTTTTTGGCATCTTCCAGAGCGATCTGCACTAGCGCCACCACTTCAGGGTGGTCCTCTGTCACTGAGGACACCATTTGAACATCCCGTTCAATACATTTGCTTCTCACTAGTGATGTCAATAAACTCAGAAACTGGGCTTACCTTCTACGGCTGGGGTTCCATCTTTGGAGGCAAGACACGAAAAAGTGAGAGACAGTCACGTCTAATCGCGACAACGCGTCTTAGCAACTTGCCGGATCTGTTCTCGGTTTGCTGCTTGGTCCGGATTTTTTCCATGGCCGCCTGCGTGCTGTCCTCCTTGACTTTGTCCAGCCAGTTTTTCTCCAACTCGGCCAACAGCGGTTCGGCCAGTTTCTCCAGCTCCAGGACGGATACCTTGTGTCTCTGACCCAAGAGGTTGGCCAGTTCGCTTCTCCCCGTGACGTTGGTTCCGATGATGCAAACCCTGCAAGGGGGGCTGGGCATCGGGGGGAGCAGGTAGGGTCGTGGGTTGGCCACAAACTTGTCGTAGGCTTCTTTGGAGGACAGGATGTACATTTTGTCACAGAAACTGCAAACAAATGACGACATGGAACAAATTAAACGCTTTGTCTCTGTACAGCTGGGACCGTCGATGTAAACCAAGGCGAGGATTCCGGCAGAAGGCAACGACTCAATGGAAAAGAGTCGTCGAGACTCGCTGTGTTTATCGTGCGATGAGTTGGAATACGAAATTGAAACTAAGTCCTGAAGAATAGAGAACTTTAAAACGGAGCCCTACCCTACAGAGAATTCTGGTTTTCCAGGGACCAAGAGTCCGTCCATCAGAGCAACGGGACAACTTCGGCCCCAGCGGCTCCGACGCCACCTGAAGCCTGGCACCAACATCCGGGATGAAGACATGAACCTCAACAGGTCCTCCTAGAAAACATAACGGAGGCCGCTTTCAAATTGGGCTTTCTCGTTTGACGAATCGGAACGTATCGAAGTGACCGTTTCAATGTCTTCGGGCAACTCTTCGTCCTGATGGAGGATCACTGGAATGGACACGCGTTGGATGGCCATCGCTCCCAGGCGAGACAACACAAACTGGAAGCAAACTGCGTCAGACGTCAAGAACAGTAACAACGTGTTCTTCGCAAGGAGGAACTTACTAAGACCAACTCCTCTGGAGTGTTGCTTCCATCTACTTCTAAAAGGTATATCGGGTTGTGGTCCATCATGTAGTCCTGAAGGCCAAAATATCCGATCCAGTGAAACGGAAGTCTTATTTATTCCACTTTTGGACGGAGATGATTTCTACCTCCAGCGGTCTGAGAATGTTGTCTTTGTACACGTTGATTCTGAGCGACGTATTTCTGGACTGACGTTCCGGAAGCCAGACCAACTGGTCTatggtgcactttgtggtgttgATTTCCTCTTCCTCATCGTCCTCGTCCTGCATAGGTGGGAATGGTTTATGGGTCTACCCGGAACTGTCGGGTCCTTGCGAGTTGAACTGATACCTCCGAGTCTTCCTTATCTTCCTCCTCTGCAATTTCGTCATCTATGAACCCCGTGACGTGGAATTCATTGTCCCATTTCCATTGGTCTTGATTGTATAGAAGCCCCGTGATCGGATGCTGCTTCTGACTCGACAGTCTCTGGACCAGGTCTTTGTCGGCGCACTGTTAGGACGGCACGTTGGTAGCGTTATTGAGAACTGAGAGGAGAATCGGCGCCGTCACCCAACCTTGATGTTGATGATGAAGTCTGGCTTCAGCTTGAGCTTCCTGATCAACTCCATTTGCTCATCCACGCTAAAGCCCGCTTCCGACATGAACGGCAGGCAGCTCAGAACGTAGCCTGTGCGATAGTCCAATTGGAGACTAGGGTCTTACGTGTCGCGGTTCCGACCTAACGAGAATCTCACCGTAATGCTCAACTTTGCTCGAGTTCAACATGTCGAGAATGAGTCGGACCACCATTTGTTCTGGTACACTTTCACCTGCGTTTAGGATGTCCAggagctgtaaaaaaaaatgaaattccgCTTTATTTGTTCTGGAATCATCTTGGACAAAAACATACCTTCTGTTACAGggctaaaaaaacaaacgtGGAAAACAGGGTTACCTTAACGCCGTCATCTGTTTTATTTCTAATGTGGGAGTCCAGCACTTCCGTGTCTGCAATTGGGAAACagatgaattaataaaaaacaTACTTGGAAAAGTGTGTATGATGATGCTTACCATCAATTAAAACACATCCCCAGGTTTCTGCAATGTTTTTGGCCAGGGTAGATTTGCCAACACCCTGCAAAAACGGAtgtcaaatatgtttttattggtAATAACCGTGGAGAATAGTTAAAAATCCATCTGCGCGCAATTACGGGTGCTATATTTGATCGGTTAAGATTGAATATTACATGCAATTGTTCCATTGATGTATCATTCCATTGTCACATTCAATTGCATCACCTTGaagcatgtttttattttttaactttagtATTTATTGCCAGGCTGCTTCTGCTGGGTGTAATGTGGGAAATTAGACATATTTACCGGCCTTCCCACAACAAGGAAGCAGGTCGGTTTAGAAAGTAGACGTTGTCTTTCAGCTTCATCTTCAATCAGGTTGTCCACCAGTTCCAGCGCTGGCATGATGCCTGCAATTTTTTTGCACCAAAAGGCTCAATTGCGCAAAAATAAGGCCACTTTAGACATTACCCCCGCGAGAGAACGTCAGTGTAATGATTACACATTTATAAGTAACCCACATTCGTGACGTGAATGTTTACGTAATGCGTATATGCGCGATTCTCAGGCCGTTTGATGCTGCAAAGTTTCAAAGCATGTTACGCACACTCAGTGGCGATTGTTCgcataataacaaaaaatgtaaGACATCAGACAATGAAGATGCTTATGAAAGGTTTTATATGAAAAAGTATAGCGCTTATTCATTGAATTTAAAACGGATTCTCAGCTTTAAATGCAGTGTGGTGCTCACGTTTCGATCATGAAAGATTTATAGGACGTATTTTCGTGCCTTGATTGACAATTGATAttccaaatatttaaaaaaaatggtgtcttACCTTCacgtcagattaaaaaaaaactttaaacatgTACACTCCCCTTTTGGGCAGAAGCTAGCTAAAATGTGGTAACTTTATACTCTTATACTCTGGACGCAGCGTCCGTTACTATGGCAACAATAGCCAAggttatatgtttttttaaactaatttcaCGCCCAACAAGTGACTGCGTATAGTAACACTTTTTAATTTacagtaattatttttaatatattgatttttataaatatattgaaGTTCTTTACTTTGCACGATGTTTTTGTACGTCACCGGATGCCGTTCTACGTATTTCCGGGTTTATAATTATCACGTGAGTTAAACACAATCATGTCACCTGGGTCTG contains:
- the LOC144064191 gene encoding uncharacterized protein LOC144064191, translating into MKPMELPRRDGAASYRRHVDRAETETRPKRGGVHLAFGSGRYRALVEEEVKQEKKSKKYKRVKKNVGKALRSTWKCLMLGLHHFALGYSTPVAAAAIFVPGRKPNLDAL
- the ak9 gene encoding adenylate kinase 9, giving the protein MPALELVDNLIEDEAERQRLLSKPTCFLVVGRPGVGKSTLAKNIAETWGCVLIDDTEVLDSHIRNKTDDGVKLLDILNAGESVPEQMVVRLILDMLNSSKVEHYGYVLSCLPFMSEAGFSVDEQMELIRKLKLKPDFIINIKCADKDLVQRLSSQKQHPITGLLYNQDQWKWDNEFHVTGFIDDEIAEEEDKEDSEDEDDEEEEINTTKCTIDQLVWLPERQSRNTSLRINVYKDNILRPLEDYMMDHNPIYLLEVDGSNTPEELVLFVLSRLGAMAIQRVSIPVILHQDEELPEDIETEDLLRFMSSSRMLVPGFRWRRSRWGRSCPVALMDGLLVPGKPEFSVGFCDKMYILSSKEAYDKFVANPRPYLLPPMPSPPCRVCIIGTNVTGRSELANLLGQRHKVSVLELEKLAEPLLAELEKNWLDKVKEDSTQAAMEKIRTKQQTENRSDGTPAVEVTEDHPEVVALVQIALEDAKKQDAAKEVFAQALTKVVRENESANVGAEGWVLDNFPRKASQLEALQRAGIHPDFLFCLMQTEANQSCGSTPISRGFHFPETPEEKKERQQFKQDWESLQLALSLSHSVLHTNERSPKELLHEVAQLMEKPFKYFPREFSAVDLDEETEDIEAIANLEDAYDENDSDKDTAEEDNEEEEGDGEDSESPGDSNTKRAFGDAYHFCPIVLKKQNALVPCTDEISAKYREKVYYFSSMDAREIFMLTPEQFVGQTELLKPPALRIFILGCRGSGKTSQGEWLAKKLGLFHIQFKEHLQTLLMPKLKQRVIPADEATEEHLRGLKATIEEAQGSDAPETTEEDFGLTDEEIGIKAYLADDQLPLSSQVMDQVINLYWKTEPYMSTGFILEGFPYNTDEVQHMMQHQLFPDAVVTLMVEVEDVQARLLPKFRQRWQEHCQRREALVDVLREIHRKARELNREKRRAELMEEKSASTTTKLSFRDEDEEEEDAKTVEDEIEAILEEEYPEETYDEFIEEELEEAITERLSMEIEERYVSDTNNMSTVLEVLSELKIPRISINGARKSHVVQRQVLLKVEPLKANRESLFQKCQPISYQLAQLLLLYSIKFHSAFGCLDLVQRYSEGDHIQPVLWPLDTAFPVLFNQYIYFFGSKKNQQTFMSNPLKYLRQSKPSPMLPVKMAILGPPKSGKTSMALLFAQRYGLDLLSIGGVMRRILSEQEHSDLAVKMKKHLNEGLVVPDELAIQCLEKVLMSLICNTQGYVLDGFPLTMKQAELMQAHSIIPMVVIEMDLDTVDVLKRGLTLKTGDKPHLMHDSAEILHIRNACYKQETELLKKHFQEQYDNWISMDGLKSVWYTWERLLKQISVSMQYIHTYLRKTRRGQAGCINRLCVTPEEFERQLGEFGHYCPVCLALKDHLVDCSETASLMYAAEYKREYFKMCGTEHLQIFLANPLKFITPGCPRSLPESDMLPRKLTEAELKSRFPQQIEFKGFCPVTYLEGKLRYEALVHGSTKFALEYRGRLYTCETKEKQYKFLSAPILYWDLKLPNKVPPLCESIPLTCLPTLGYLEQGVAVAVIKAMTAVGCLKPKFPFLTMERSALNYVAFYMKAFNHCSTEHIRQMYKKKLASFEENCALIPYLSCSMGSAYKLPYECPLDFDFKLKRFLALRDWSGEDSDLEL